The Chitinimonas arctica region ATTCGGCGCCGGCATCGTCCTGGCCGATATGGGCTTCTTCCGCATCGGCAGCGATCTGATCATCCGCCATAGCAATGGCGCGGACGAAATCACCGTGCAGAACTGGTTCGGCAATATCGCCACCGACCATTTCAAGCTCGACAGCGTGGTCTTCGATGGCGGCACCACGCTGGATATCGACGCGCTCGAAGCCCGCGTGATCACCTTGGGTAGCGCCGAAGCCGAAACCCTGATGGGCTACCGTGGCAATGCCGACGATATCCGCGCCGGCGCCGGCAACGACAAGGTGTTCGGCTTCAGCGGCGACGACAAGCTGTATGGCGAAGACGGCGACGACACCGTGATGGGCGGCAATGGCATCGCCGGCCAGACCGGCGACGATAGCCTGTACGGCGGTGCCGGCCGCGATAACCTGTTCGGCGAAGACGGCAACGACGTCCTGATGGGCGAGGCCGGCAACGACTACCTCGACGGCGGGCTGGGCGACGACCTGCTACGCGGCGGTGCCGACCAAGACCAACTGACGGGCGCAGCCGGCAACGACAGCCTGTTCGGCGAAGCGGGCGACGACAAGTACACCTACCAGCCGGGCCAGGGCCAGGACGTGATCGACAACAGCGGTGGCGGCAATGACGGCCTGTTCTTCGGCGTCAGCCCCGAGCGGATCGGTTTCAGCCGCGACGGCGACGACCTGCTGGTGTCGGTGGACAAGGATCCTAGCCAGTCGGTGCGGGTGATCAAGCACTTCCTCGGTGGCGACTACGCCATCGATTACGTGCAACCATCCAGCGGCTTTATGCTGGACACCGTCCGCATCAACCAGATCGTCGCCGCCGCCGAGTTCGGCGGCCGCTACGACACGGTGATCGACGGCGCCGCCACGGCCGACCAGCTGAACGGCACCAGCGGCAAGGACCTGATCCGCGGCTTCGCCGGCAAGGACAAGCTGTTCGGCATGGAAGGCAACGATATGCTGCAAGCCGGCGACGGCGATGACTACCTCGACGGCGGGGCCGGCAACGACAGCCTGGAAGGCGGCGCCAACGACGACCAGCTGAGCGGCGGCGAAGGCGACGACCAACTGCAGGCCGGTGCCGGCAACGACAAGTACGTCTTCACCGGCAACTGGGGCAAGGACGTGATCGACAATGCCGGCGGCGGCAGCGACTGGCTGTTCTTCTCCGAACTGGAAAAGGCCCAGCTGAGCTTCAAGCAGGAAGGCCAGGACCTGCTCATCGGCGTGGTGGGCGATGCCAACCGCACGGTACGGGTACTGAACCACTTCAGCGGTGGCGCAGCGGCCATTGCCTATGTGCAACCGAAGAGCGGCAACGCCCTGTCGGCAGCCGATATCGCCACCTTGCTAGGCGGCGGTAGCGGCGGTGGCACCATCACCGGTACGGCCGGCAACGACAATCTGTCGGGCACCGCCCAAGCCGACCTGATGGCCGGCGGCAACGGCAACGACACCCTGTTCGGCCAGGCCGGCAACGACACGGTGCGCGGTGAAGTCGGCGACGACTACCTCGACGGCGGCGCCGGTAACGACAGCCTGGAAGGCGGTACCGGCAAGGACCAATTGACCGGCGGCGAAGGCGACGACCGACTGCTGGGCGGCAGCGAAGACGACAAGTACGTCTTCACCGGCAACTGGGGCAAGGACGTCATCGACAATACCGGCGGCGGCAGCGACTGGCTGTTCTTCTCCGAACTGGAAAAAGCCCAGCTGAGCTTCAAGCAGGAAGGCCAGGACCTCGTCATCGGCGTGGTGGGCGATGCCAACCGCACGGTACGGGTGCTGAACCACTTCAGTGGTGGCGCAGCGGCCATCGCCTATCTGCAACCGAAGAGCGGCAACGCCCTGTCGGCGGCCGATATCGCCCGACTCCTGCCGGTCGATCCGAATCCGCCTACGCCCGGTACCGGCGGCAGCGGCCCGGCCAACCCGGCCGACTTCAACCAGGTCAAGGACGGCACCGCCAATGCCGACCAACTGAGCGGCGCGAGCGGCAAGGACCTGCTGCGCGGCCTGGGTGGTGACGACCAGCTGTTCGGCGGTGCCGGCAATGACCGTCTGGAAGGCGGCGATGGCAACGACTACCTGTCCGGCGGCTACGGCAGCGGCAATAGCGGCGACGACCTGCTGATCGGTGGGGCCGGCGACGACCAGTTGAACGGCGAAGACGGCAACGACCGGCTGGAAGGGGGCGCGGGCAACGACAGCTATGTGTTCGACGGCGCCTCGCAAGACGTCATCGACAACAGCGGCGGCGGCAGCGACGGCCTCTTCCTGGCCGACGGCATCGGCGCCGCCCGCCTCAGCTTCCAGCGCGACGGCGACGACCTGCTGGTGGTGGTGGACAAGCAGCTCACGACGTCCCTCCGCGTGCTCAAGCACTTCAAGGGCGGCGAGATGGCCATTGCCTATGTGCAGCCCAGCGGCGGCAATATGTTCACCGCCGCGACCATCGCGCAGATGGTGGCCGCGCAAACCATCCCGGGCGGCTACGAGACCCTGCAGGACGGCGACGCCAACGGCAACAAGCTGACCGGCGCGGCAAGCCGCGACCTGCTGCGCGGCCTGGGCGGCGACGACACCCTGTTCGGCGGGCTGGGCAACGACCGGCTGGAAGGCGGCGACGGCAATGACTACCTATCGGGTGGTTACGGCAATGTCGCCAACACCGGCGACGATATCCTGGTCGGCGGCGCCGGCAGCGACACCCTCAACGGCGAAGATGGCAAAGACCGGCTGGAAGGCGAAGCCGGCAATGACTTCTATATGCTGGCCAAGGGTGCCGGCGCCGACGTCATCAAGGACTTCGACGCCACCGCCAACAACAGCGACACGGTGCAGTTCAAGGACGTGAAGTCGACCGAAGTGACGGCGGTGCAAAAGGCCGGCGTCAACCTGGTGCTGAAGTACGGCGCGACCGACCAGCTGACGGTGGAGAACTACTTCGACGCCACCAATGCGGTCGCCTACCGGGTGGAACGGTTCACCTTCAGCGACAGCGTGGTCTGGACCAACACCCAGATCCAGGCCAAGGCGGTCACGGTGGCGGGCTTGCAAGCCGCCGCGCTGCCACGGCCGCCGATGGTGGAGACGGTGTCGGTGGACCAGCAGCTGGCCAGCCTGGTCAGCGCCATGGCGGGTTTCTCGCCGATGGATGCGGCCCAATGGCAGCAGACCGTGCCGGGGCATGAAATGCATGTGCCGCTGATGACAGCGAATCGCTTGATGTAAGACAGCAACGAAGCAAATGAGCCCGGACCAAAAGTTGGTCCGGGTTTTTTAATCTGCGCTAGGAATTAAATGATTTCGGCCACCCCTCGAATATAGCCAAAAGGTTGTCGGACAAAGGCGTGTCGAAATCTTCGGCAATTCGGATTTTTCCTTTCAGGGCACCAGGCTTCCTGACAGGTTTTCCAGCCTGCACCGAGACAGGTTTAGCAGTAGGTTTACCTGCTTTTGCAGTCATGCTTTCCAATTGTATAGTTGCTTCGGTGGGTTCTTGGCCCGACGTCTCGACTTCAGGCGAAGTATCTGCACAAGCTAACCGGGCGTGTCCCGCCCTTAGAATATTGATCGCGTCGACTAGTGTGGTGTACCTGAAATAGCATTAATTAATAACTTTGCCTGCACGAGCAATGGCCTCAAGGATTGAATCTGCGCTTTTGCGCCATACAAAGGGCTTCGGGTTGGTGTTGTGGATGTCCAAGTAGTGGCGGATTGACTGCTCTAGATCGGCGACGCTGCTGTGGGCACTACGCTTGATCCACTTCTCACTGATTTGTGAGAAAAAACGCTCCACAAGGTTGAGCCAGGAGGCCGAAGTTGGCGTGAAGTGCAGATGGTAGCGTGGCCTGCTGGCGAACCAGGCACGCACCTTCTCCGTCTTGTGCGTCCCGTAATTGTCCATGATCAGGTGGATATCCAGGTCTGCCGGTACGCTTGCGTCGATGGTATTGAGGAACTGCAGAAATTCGACGCTCCGGTGGCGACGTTTGAGTTGGCCAATGACCTTGCCAGTGGCCACATCCAGAGCTGCGAACAGCGAAGTCGTCCCGTGCCGCTTGTAATCGTGTGTCCGGGTTTCTGCTTTGCCGAACGTAAGCGGAAGTGAAGGCTGCGTTCTATCCAGTGCCTGAATCTGGCTCTTCTCATCCACGCAGAGCACCAAGGCACGATCCGGCGGGGCGAGGTACAAGCCCACCACATCGCGGACCTTATCGACAAAATTCGGATCGGTGGAAAACTTGAACGTCTCCAGCCGATGGGGCTTGAGCCCGAACGCGTGCCAAATGCGCTGCACTGTGGACGCCGACACGCCTGTTGCCTTGCTCATCGTGCGCACGCTCCAGTGCGTCGCGTCAGTAGGCTTACTGTTCCGGACACGATCAATCACCGCCTGAACGTGTTCGTCTAGCACCGTGCGAGGCCGCCCCGACCTCGGTGCATCGGTCAGCCCTGCCAGACCATACGACTCGTACCGACGACGCCACCTTGAGACGGTCTGCGCAGTGGTATCCAGCCGCTTCGCGATCTCTTTGCCTCCTTCGCCGTCAGCACAACTGAGCACAATCTGAATTCGTAGCTTCTCATCGGCCGGCGCCTTGCGCAGCGCCAAACGTGCATTCAGCTCTCTGCGCTGCTCTTCGGATAGTTCCAGCTTCTTGATCGGGCGGCCCGTTCTGGTCATCGTCATAGTCTCCATGAGCTATTGAACTACGACAATTATACCAAATATTTAATTAATTCTACTTTTGAGACGCCACACTAGATCAGCGACATCACAGGATATGGGAATGAATCTGCTGGACGCCGGCTTTCGCTTTTTTACAGTTGCTGTTGAATTTCACCTTGCGGCTCATCGCCCGCTGCGCGACGCAAGGTGGTTTCATACCATTTGAAGCTGTTGAGCGACGCGTTGCATGGCGGGAGTTATACGCTTGGTCCAGAGGTGGAGCGGACGGCGTTTTCATATTGCCGCAAAGGCTAGCCACCGCTCCACTTCCTCCCGCTGCTGCGCCAAACTCCCCAAGATGGCTTCGACCGCATCCGCCCCAGCCACGAAGCGCAGCGGCGGTTCGGCTTCCTCCGCCAATTTCAGCAGGGCTGCCGCCAATTTGGCAGGATCGCCGGGTTGGTGGTGGTTGTAGCGGTCGAAGGTAGTGCGAATATTGGCGGATGCCTGGGCATAGTCCGCGATCGCGTGGCTGCCGTAACGCACCGAACTGGCATCCAGAAAATCGGTACGGACAAAGCCCGGTTCGACCAAGGTGAGGTGGATACCGAAGGGCGCCAATTCGGCTGCCAGCGATTCGCTATAGCCCTCCACGGCGAACTTGCTGGCGCAGTAGATCGAGGCGCCCGCAAAGCCCAGCACGCCGCCCATCGAGGAGAAGTTGAACACCCGGCCGCTACGTTGCCGCCGCATGACCGGCAATACCGCGCGGCAGACATGCATCGTGCCGAAAACATTGGTGGCGAACTGCCGCTCGATCGCGTCGGCATCGACTTCCTCGAACAAGCCCAGTTGGCCGTAGCCGGCATTGTTCACCAGCACATCGATGCGCCCGAAGCGATCAAGGGCAGCCGCCACGGCGGCGTGTGCCTGGTCCGCCTGGGTAACGTCCAGTTCCAATGCCAGGGTCTGCCCGCCGAATTCGGCGAAAACCTTGTCGAGTTGGGCGCGATTGCGACCGGTAGCGACCAGTTGGTCGCCATTGGCCAGGACGGCCCGGGCGATTTCGGCGCCGATGCCGCGTCCGGCACCGGTAATGAACCAGGTCTTGCTCATGATGATTTCCTCTCGTGGGAATGAAGCCGGTTACAGGATGCGGCCATGGTAGAGAGCAGGGGCATCGCTGCGAATGCCTGGAACTAGGCCAGGTATTGCCTATTCCTATTGGAGACATTGCCAGTTCGGTCGGCCCGTGCCTAAATGGCTGCCTGATCGTCCAAGCCCGAAAAGTACATGGCCTCCCCACCCACCACGCCGGTCGATATCCAGCAATGTATGAGGGGCTTGATCGCGCGGCTGGCTCCCACCGAGGGGTATACCTTGACCGCCTTGGACGGCGTGCGCCTGCTGCGGATGAACCGGTCACTGGCGCGTATGCCGGTGCTGTATGAGCCGGGTATCTGTTTTATCTGCCAGGGGAGCAAGCGCGGCTTTCTCGCGGGTGAGGTCTACCGCTACGATGCGCACCACTACCTGGTGCTGTCGGTGCCCATGCCCTTCGCCAGCGAGGCGGATGCCAGCCCGGAAGCGCCACTGCTGGGCATCGCCCTTTCCATCGATCCGGCCCAGGTGGCCGAACTGGCCCTGGTATTGGATGAGCAGGCCTATGTGGGCGACGCGCTACCGAAGCCGATGCTGTCGACACCGCTGGACGAGCGGATGGGCCAGACCTTGCTGAGGCTATTGGAAGCCCTTGCTTCGCCCCTGGAGGCGAAGATCCTCGGGCCGGCCATCCTGCGCGAGATCTACTTCCATGTCCTGACCGGCCAACAGGGCGGCGTCTTGCGCGCCGCCCTGGCGCAGGGCGGCCATTTCGGGCGGATCGCCAAGGCCCTGCGGCGCATCCATGCCGACTACCACGGTCGCCTGGATGTCGGCAGCCTGGCCCGTGATGCCGGCATGAGCGTGTCGGCTTTCCATGCCCATTTCCGCCAGGTGACCAGCAGCACGCCTATCCAGTACCTGAAGGCGACCCGCCTGCACCAGGCCAGGCTATTGATGATACGGAGCGGGATGACCGCAGCGGCGGCCTCGGCAAAAGTGGGCTACGAAAGCACCTCGCAGTTCAGCCGCGAGTTCAAGCGCCTGTTCGGTCGCAGTCCCGGGGCCGAAGCGGTGCAGATGAAGCAGGCCCTGGCATTAAGCGCAGCGCCTCGGGCGGTTTAATTATTGTCGTCCGAAGATTTGAATTGATAGCTACTTTTAAGCTCGTCGATCTTGCCTTTATTGTTCAGCAGGAATTGTTTGAATTTCTCGATGATGGCCGGATGCTTGCTCGACGAGAAGCACCAAAACCCCGAGGCATGCGGCAGGTCCGGGTCATAGACGACCGGCGCTTGCTCGTATTTCTTGATCTGCGACCAATAGTAGCGGGCGATCCGCGTATTCATGTAGGCGCCATCCACGCGGTCCGCCACCAGCTTTTGATAGAGCGAATCGTATTGCAGCGTTTCTTCCAGGCGCATCGAGCCGGTGCTCATCAATTGCTGGTACGGATAGGGCGTGAATCCCAAGGGCACGCCCAGGATCTTCAAGCGCGCGAGGCCTTTGCCCTTGTTCTCCGGCCGGACCAGTACCCCATCGGTGAACTCCAGCATGGGCGCATAGCTGATCTTCAGGTTCTTCTTCAGGTCCGCCACCCAATTGGGATTGTCCGGAAAGGCGAAATCCAGCTTGCCCTGGGTAAAAAGCCGGTCGCGCCGCTTCAGCGGATAGACCTCGTACTTGAAGGTATAGCCATGCTGTTTCGCAAAGGCATCCAGGATATCCTTGCCCAAGCCGCTGTAGATATTGTCCTGGTAGGCGGAATAGGGAAGGAAATTGGGGTAGTCCTCCACGCCTACCGTGAACGTCTTGTCATCCGCCAAGGCCGCGACATGGAAGCAGGCCAGCAGGGTGGCGGTCAAAAGTCGTGGCGTGCGCATGGCGGACCTTTCTGCGGCGGCGTTCCCGGGCTGCCGCCCGCTGTAGGTATAGCCGATATTCCAGCCGGCTACCCCGCCATGGCCCGCTGCAGGCCAAGCACGAAACGCACCCCGTCCTCATCGTTGTGGGCGGTGATGGTGCCACCCATCTTGGCCATATAGGTCTTGGCCACGAACAAGCCCTGGCCACGGCTGCCGTTGGCGCCGGCCTCGGCCTGGTCGGATACGCCGTACTCGAAGATCTTGTCGATCAGGTCGTCTGGAATGGCCTGGCCGACATTGTGGATGGCCACGCTGACCGTGGTTTCGCTGGCGGTCAGCGTAATGGTGATCAGCGTATCGGGCGGACGGTAGCGGTCGGCATTGCGCAGCACATGGGTGACCACGTCCTCCAATGGGTACTCGTCCGCCCTGACCAGCACAGGGCTGGGCGCCCGCTCATACGATACGCCCGCGATGCCCACGCAGGCTGCGTTGCCGGCAATATTGCGGAGGAATTCATCCAGATCCAGTGCCTGTACCGCCAGGGTGGTCGATTGGAAGGCTTCGCTGGGGCTGGCGCTGCCGTACAGGATGCGGATGGCCTGCTGCATGCGGTCGATATAGCGGCGGCTGGGGTCGTCCTCGCTGCCGTGCAGCACCAGCAAGGACTGCAGCGGCGACATGATCTCGTGGCCGACGGCGTGCCACATGTCTTTCTCCTGCTCGGCCCGGATACCTTCGCGCTCGGCATCCTCCTTGACCCGCCGCAACAGGTCGTTGAGGCAGTTCGCCAGGATGCCCAGCTCGTCGCTGCCGCGCAGGTCGGCCAGGTCGAATTCGGCCAGGCCGTGGGTGGTCTTGACCGTTTTCGACAGCTGCTTGGCGCGTTTCGTCAGCCTGGCGATAGGGCGGATGATGCCGATCTCGATGATCAGCCAGGCCAGGCCGATGGCCAGCAACATGGCGCCGACGAACCAGGAAAGCCGCGTTGCGACCGCGCTCAGCCGCTTGTTGACGCTACGGGCATCGCCTTGCAACCGGACAGTGTAATTGCCCATCGGCGTGGCGATCTCGTCACTCAGTGCAATGGGAGCCTCATAGCGCTCCACCGGTAAATAGCGGATCAGCCGGGTGAGCAGCGGCGAGCTGATCTCACCCGCCGCGCTATCGCTGCCGGATAGCCGCAATATCTCGGCGCTGCCTGTTCCGGCCGCCTTGCCGATCAGCAAGGTTTCACCGGGCAGCAGCAGAGGGCGTAGATCGGCCAGTGAAAACGGCGCGATCGCGCCAGCGGCATTGCTATCGAACAGGGCCGCGCCGTCGCCGGCGGGCAAGACTTCGACGCGTACCTTGATCTGGTCGAGGTCGGCCGGCGGCCATACCGGCTTTGCCTTTTGGAACAGGGCATCACGCAGCACCTCGACCGGCAAACGCAGCGAGAAGAACGATCGTCGCTCGCAGTCCGCGTTTTCCGGCTCGTCCTTGTCCAGGCATTGGCCACTCTGCCAGACCCAGCCGCGAAACTCCTTCACCGGCCGCTCACCGGTGTAGTCGCGGCCGCCGATATCCACATAGCCGGTCAGCCGGCCCCGGATGCCTTCCCGCCTGGGGTTGCCCTGCACGGTCAATGGCTCGAAAGGGGCGATCCAGCGATAGGTCTGACCGCGCAACGCCACTTCGACCCGCAGCCGGTGGGCGCTGTCCAGCCATTCATCGCCGATGCGGTGCGCCAGCAAGGTGGTGCTGGCGAAGGTGCCGGCGGCATAGATAAAGCCACCGGCCCAGGGATTGTTGCCGATGGCGACGCAGAGGCTGCCGTAATGCTTGTATTGGACCAGGCAGCCGGCCATTTCCACCGCGTTGCGGACCTTGGTCTGATCGTCGAAATCGATGGCGGAGTAGGGTAGCAGCACCGGGTGCAGCGGCGTGACCGGACCGCCCGGGCCGGGCGGATTGAGCAGGGCCAGTTGTCCGGTGGGATGGCGCAGTTTGGCGGCGATCTGCTCCTTGGTCTTGCCGAAACCGGACTGGTAGTTGTCGTAGCTACGCTGTTTTTCTTCCTGCAGCACATAGACGGCCATGGCGAGGGTGGCCAAGGCCAACAGCAAAAAGGCACTACGGAACAATAGCCTGAGGCGGAAGGAGGCCAGCCAGGCCATGGCAGCCTTCACTTGCGCCCGCCCGCCAGCGGGTCGGACCAGCGAAAGCCACGCATGGGAATGTTCTCGATGCGGTCGAAATCCTCGTCCAGTTCGCGAAAGGCTTCGCGGATGGTGCTGATGTGCTTGCGGATATTGTCGCGATTGCGGCCGCTCTTCACCACCAGGAAGAGGTCCTCATAGGACACCACCTGGCCGCGCTGCTGGTAGAGGGTGGCCAGGATACGCTGGGCGGTAAGCGGCAAATTCACCCGCTGACCCTGCCATAGCGGGGTGCTCTGGCGCAGCGGGTCGATGGACAGTTCATCGCCGCGCGGCGGGGCGGTCTCGGCCTCGTCCTGGCTGCGGGTCGCGCGCAGGATTTCCAGGAAGGTATCGATGAAGTCCGACTCTTCGAAGGTGGTCTTCTGCAGGTAATCCCAGGCATCCAATGCCTTCATGATGCTGCGGTAGATGGTGGCCGGCATGGCCGACACCACCAGCACCGGCGTACCCCGGCGCCCCTTGTTGATGGCATTGATGATGGCCACGCCGGCATGGCGCTCCCGCCCCAGTTCGATATCCAGCACCACCAGATCGTAGGCTTCGCGGGCGATGGCCGCTTCCGCGTCATCGCGGGTAAACCATTGTTCCACCTGGATGCCGGGCCGGGCCGACAGTATCCAGTCCTTGAGCTGTTGGCTGGTGGGAAGATCATCTTCAACGATGGCGACTTTAAACATGGAGGCGTGCCCGGCGGGTGATGGCGCAAGTATCCGGCTTTTTCCGCCCCGGATGCCAGAAAAGGCCGTGAGTGTTTGCTCACGCCGGTTACCAGGCGGGAACGGCAGGGAGCGTACGCAGCCGGCGACAGATCAATGAGCCCCGGCGACGCCATGGCATGCTCGTCCTCCCCTCCGGCACGATGTCCTCCATGCAAGACAGGGGGGGCGGATGGATCTTCACGCAACCCCTTTTCACAGCCGAAGATCACTATCCAGCGGAGAAAAACATCATGTCGGACCGGGCCAAACGTATCGTCGAAGCCTTGCAAATTTCCCTCGGCAAACTGGCGCTGGGCACCGCGATCGCCTCGCGTCGCATGGCGGGTGGCCTGCAGGGAAATCGACGTACCCTGATTGCGCTTGGCCTGGCCGCCATCGGCGGCTACGCGCTCTATACCCATCCTCCGATGCAGACCGTGGGGCGCGGCGAGATCGGTATTCGGCTGAATCAGCTGACGGGCACCTCCACCGAACTACGGAATGGTGCGGCCCTGGTGATTCCTGGTTTGCATGAACTGCGGCGTTTCTCGCTGCGCGATCAGATCTTTCGCACGCTGGATAGCAGCGCCGATGGCGAGGCAGCATTCCAGTCGGTCGAGGGCCTGTCGCTGGGTGTGG contains the following coding sequences:
- a CDS encoding type II toxin-antitoxin system Phd/YefM family antitoxin encodes the protein MTAKAGKPTAKPVSVQAGKPVRKPGALKGKIRIAEDFDTPLSDNLLAIFEGWPKSFNS
- a CDS encoding IS630 family transposase is translated as MTRTGRPIKKLELSEEQRRELNARLALRKAPADEKLRIQIVLSCADGEGGKEIAKRLDTTAQTVSRWRRRYESYGLAGLTDAPRSGRPRTVLDEHVQAVIDRVRNSKPTDATHWSVRTMSKATGVSASTVQRIWHAFGLKPHRLETFKFSTDPNFVDKVRDVVGLYLAPPDRALVLCVDEKSQIQALDRTQPSLPLTFGKAETRTHDYKRHGTTSLFAALDVATGKVIGQLKRRHRSVEFLQFLNTIDASVPADLDIHLIMDNYGTHKTEKVRAWFASRPRYHLHFTPTSASWLNLVERFFSQISEKWIKRSAHSSVADLEQSIRHYLDIHNTNPKPFVWRKSADSILEAIARAGKVIN
- a CDS encoding oxidoreductase, which gives rise to MSKTWFITGAGRGIGAEIARAVLANGDQLVATGRNRAQLDKVFAEFGGQTLALELDVTQADQAHAAVAAALDRFGRIDVLVNNAGYGQLGLFEEVDADAIERQFATNVFGTMHVCRAVLPVMRRQRSGRVFNFSSMGGVLGFAGASIYCASKFAVEGYSESLAAELAPFGIHLTLVEPGFVRTDFLDASSVRYGSHAIADYAQASANIRTTFDRYNHHQPGDPAKLAAALLKLAEEAEPPLRFVAGADAVEAILGSLAQQREEVERWLAFAAI
- a CDS encoding AraC family transcriptional regulator produces the protein MASPPTTPVDIQQCMRGLIARLAPTEGYTLTALDGVRLLRMNRSLARMPVLYEPGICFICQGSKRGFLAGEVYRYDAHHYLVLSVPMPFASEADASPEAPLLGIALSIDPAQVAELALVLDEQAYVGDALPKPMLSTPLDERMGQTLLRLLEALASPLEAKILGPAILREIYFHVLTGQQGGVLRAALAQGGHFGRIAKALRRIHADYHGRLDVGSLARDAGMSVSAFHAHFRQVTSSTPIQYLKATRLHQARLLMIRSGMTAAAASAKVGYESTSQFSREFKRLFGRSPGAEAVQMKQALALSAAPRAV
- a CDS encoding substrate-binding periplasmic protein; translated protein: MRTPRLLTATLLACFHVAALADDKTFTVGVEDYPNFLPYSAYQDNIYSGLGKDILDAFAKQHGYTFKYEVYPLKRRDRLFTQGKLDFAFPDNPNWVADLKKNLKISYAPMLEFTDGVLVRPENKGKGLARLKILGVPLGFTPYPYQQLMSTGSMRLEETLQYDSLYQKLVADRVDGAYMNTRIARYYWSQIKKYEQAPVVYDPDLPHASGFWCFSSSKHPAIIEKFKQFLLNNKGKIDELKSSYQFKSSDDNN
- a CDS encoding sensor histidine kinase; its protein translation is MAWLASFRLRLLFRSAFLLLALATLAMAVYVLQEEKQRSYDNYQSGFGKTKEQIAAKLRHPTGQLALLNPPGPGGPVTPLHPVLLPYSAIDFDDQTKVRNAVEMAGCLVQYKHYGSLCVAIGNNPWAGGFIYAAGTFASTTLLAHRIGDEWLDSAHRLRVEVALRGQTYRWIAPFEPLTVQGNPRREGIRGRLTGYVDIGGRDYTGERPVKEFRGWVWQSGQCLDKDEPENADCERRSFFSLRLPVEVLRDALFQKAKPVWPPADLDQIKVRVEVLPAGDGAALFDSNAAGAIAPFSLADLRPLLLPGETLLIGKAAGTGSAEILRLSGSDSAAGEISSPLLTRLIRYLPVERYEAPIALSDEIATPMGNYTVRLQGDARSVNKRLSAVATRLSWFVGAMLLAIGLAWLIIEIGIIRPIARLTKRAKQLSKTVKTTHGLAEFDLADLRGSDELGILANCLNDLLRRVKEDAEREGIRAEQEKDMWHAVGHEIMSPLQSLLVLHGSEDDPSRRYIDRMQQAIRILYGSASPSEAFQSTTLAVQALDLDEFLRNIAGNAACVGIAGVSYERAPSPVLVRADEYPLEDVVTHVLRNADRYRPPDTLITITLTASETTVSVAIHNVGQAIPDDLIDKIFEYGVSDQAEAGANGSRGQGLFVAKTYMAKMGGTITAHNDEDGVRFVLGLQRAMAG
- a CDS encoding response regulator transcription factor, whose amino-acid sequence is MFKVAIVEDDLPTSQQLKDWILSARPGIQVEQWFTRDDAEAAIAREAYDLVVLDIELGRERHAGVAIINAINKGRRGTPVLVVSAMPATIYRSIMKALDAWDYLQKTTFEESDFIDTFLEILRATRSQDEAETAPPRGDELSIDPLRQSTPLWQGQRVNLPLTAQRILATLYQQRGQVVSYEDLFLVVKSGRNRDNIRKHISTIREAFRELDEDFDRIENIPMRGFRWSDPLAGGRK